The Plutella xylostella chromosome 25, ilPluXylo3.1, whole genome shotgun sequence region attataataataaattaaaagcaTGTCACTAGAGTGCTCTGGAAATTCAAAGCAGAAGGTACAGTCGCCGCCACAATCCTCATAAAGAATTCACGAGCGGCCGCCCGCCCCGTAATCTCTGAGTGGAGGATTCTGCCCGCCCCGCCCACCGACAGCACTAGCTGCCTTATGTAATGGACTGTGCCTACGGTTGTTGGAGATTTGGGTATTAAATATACAGTCTGTGGTTGTAGCATTAACACTCGATTGTAAAATGGAGATGTTATGATTTTCGGTTTCATCAACATGCATTTAGCTGAGGTTTTCAGGAGCCTATGCAAATTTTAtggttatgtttttgttaatattgtttctttatagTGTCTACGGCAAACGAACCTGTCTGCTTAAGTAATAAGTTCCCACATAGACTTCACCGTCATCAGGCCCGCAGCATATGTGAGGGCACACAGGGCAATGCACATACAACTCATATCATGGATATCCGAGAATGGCTACATGGAAATCCATTTTAAATGATATCAAGAAAACCTTTGTTATACACAGTCATAAGTAGGCGGTTATAGTGGCTGTtatttaggtacattattttattatctatgaAGTGAATTCAACATCCTTCCATTAAAACATCAACCGTCGCATTCCATATttgaataaagaatttattcaCAATTTTCAAAGAAAAATCCCATCCAGCCAGTATTCGAGGCGCTACGTTCAGGAACAGAGTGGCCCATGCATATTTTATCAGTTGCTAATGCGACGCACTGGCTGCCCACCGACGTAAGCGGATTTCCGAACATAAATGGTGGTTCCAGCTTTTACTTGTTTCGTAAATGCGTGAAGTAATGTTTTTGTTGCTGCATCTATCATTTTCGTGCTTGTATTCTTTTGACGCAATCCGATTGTGCACTCGATAGTAATTACTTAACCCTTTAACTGATGATGGCAATATACGTGCCACCATCTTATAGGCCTGAGAATTCTAAAAGTTTATTCGATCTTGCTACTGGAAACGTCACTAATACATAGCTGAATGCacatcagtattttttttcttcaatcAAATCAATTAGTAGtgccaactttaaaaaaaaaaatgtcacttgaaataaaattgcCTCATTTCAAAAGtacaaagtttatttaaaaatatctcatCAATCCTGCAGATAAAAATGTGAGTAACcttcttttttatataaacatgTAGTATAGAAGACGATATGAtcactatttataaaaaaaatcgacattttttattcgaatttcaatttttttgtGGTGGCCATATATATGCCACTAtcaacttgtaggtacctacatggtGGCAATATAATGTACACCGCCAGTCCAAACCCCGGCAAAGCTCCGCTCCCTCCCTGCTTCCTCCAGACAACGATCCACAATGATGCGGAACAAAGTCCCACCAGATGATGCCACCGCCCATGAGCCGGAAGACATGCCCGGCACTCCAGATGGCACGACTTCCGAAGATGACCCGGAAGAACCGGACCCAGAACAAGCTTCCACCCAAAACGATTCGGTGAGGGCACCCACAGGCGACGACGCTCCACCCAGCTCGACGGCACCACCGTCCCCACCCCCACCAGCCTGCCAATCTCCCCCACCCACCAGACCCCCAAGCACCTCAAGACCAACACCAGAGACTCTACACCGAAGTCCCCCAGCCACAAGACCCCAAAGTGCCTCAACATCTGCACCAACATCTCACCAACATCAAAGCCGCCCAGCTGCAAGAGCACCAAGCAACGCAGAACCAACCGCATCCCCCAACACACCAGACAGGCCAGACGAAAATGAACCCCCGGACCCCCCCGTCCCCAGACCCAGACTCGGACGAAGATGAGACCGACTGGAAAAAACAAGAATGGACCCAGAAACCAGATCAGCCACCCTGATACTCCGAAAGTTCAATCCCCAAAACAGCCTCCAAACAGAACGAAACCTCCGACCCACCCCTCTCCACTCTTCAGCGATGACGCACCAAACACCACTGTGGACCAAACCAATTTATACCAAGCCATGATTTCTTCTTTAGTGGTTGGTGTATAATTTCTCGATCCTACTTGTACAGCGTATAAATTAGTTTGGTCCACAACAATGTCCAGCACGTCATCACCAAAGAACAAAGAAAAGCAGGTCAGAGGCCCCGCTCCGCCCGGAAGCCGCTCCGAAGACCGAACCCTCGGAGCACCAAAGCAGCCGAGATCCGGCCCCCGGGTCCACTCCTGCTCCCCCCAACCAGTCCCATCCTCACCCGAATCCGAAGACGAGAAATCCGAAAGCTCACCCCCATCCAACCCATCCGGCATGCTAGAGGATGCAACCGGCTCCGCGCCACCCGGCACTCCCGCAGCCGAGCGGCCCCGACGCCGGGGAGACACCAGTGCAGACACCGAAGCACCCCGAGGTCCTGCAGCCGAAAGACCTCGACACAGAGCCTCCGGTGCCTATCCCGAAGCGCCCGGAAGTCCAGCAAGTGAAGGAGACCGACAAGCCGATGAGGACGGAGACGACAGCGCCGCCGAACCAAGCAGAACGCCACCACCTGCAAGCACCCTCACCAAACCACCCCGGGCAGAAACCCGTTCCGAATACGACTCCCCCAAACCATCCCCAGAAACCACCATCCGGAACACCAAACGCGTCCCCCAACTCATGGGAAACAGCATCATCCGACAAGACCCCACTCCGCCTCACTCCACTCATTGCAGATCACTATCCAaaagaaacaaagaaaaaacaaaactccACCAAAGTTTAAACCGGCAGTGTACATTATATTGCCaccatgtttttttcatataaaaaatatatattttttaatttttttttcgaattttaatAAAGCTTTACATATATAACCCATACCCAAAGTTTCATTTTTCTGCTACACTTGGATCTTTCTGCTGGTTAAAGGGTTAATTTAAACTAAGTATTTAAAGATTAATAAGATGACACAGTAAAAGGggatatacttaggtactaaaaacatttatttccaTACTTCTCAAAACACGAAGTAGAAAAAATAGTGCAAGATTACCTATCTCGACTGAAAATCTGAAGAATGTCCCGCTTTATTAGATTCCATAAGCTCTATTCATCGTTTTTTCTCTCCCTCCTCGTCTTTGAAGCGAGGCAGCGGAGTAGGCGCATTAGTGAATAATGCCACCTCATTCGATCCCGCGTATTAGACGGGAATTCTCCGTCACTATAATAGCCTGCGAATATTAGCCGCTTACGTCGGTAGCGGCTCCCAAACTACAGTGCGTATCTAGTCTACAGAATATGGATTATATGTAAGTGCGTATAATAATTGTATAGGTACTGTTTGATTTGGCTAGCTggcataggtaggtacataatgatTATAAAGTCATAActataattacaataatatagaGAAACATTAAAGTTTTTCTTATGCAATTAATGGATATTGGATACCGCTATTTTTAATCTGGGATCTTTATACCTGTCGACAGCCCTTAATTCCCTATCGCCATACACTTTCACTTTTgtgccaccctgtataatcagAAGTTTGAGAGCTACAGGATGTGGCAtaacaaaaaatgttgtgcGATCACCTGTGTGATTCTATTAGGAATTACGCAGGATCAGAGTAATGCCTCGAGTTAATACCTCGTTCTCAATTATGTTCAGAATACGAAAATATTCTCGACTAATACCCTTACACGTGTTTACTGTGTGCGGTTATAGTGAGATATAGCCCAGGAAACCATAACCCGCTAAACGATACACTTTAGATGTAGGTACAGAATATTAAAGTACTACCTATACATACCTGtagacatcatcatcatcatcatcatcatcggtgcgtcctgccagtgatgacgtatggtgcagagacgtggacactgacggtaggactggtccaccgatttaaagtcgctcagcgtgctatggagagagctatgcttggggtttctctgatggatcgtatcagaaatgaggttatccgtcagaggactaaggttaccgacatagctgtcaaaatatgcaagctgaagtggcagtgggctggtcatatctgccgaagaaccgataaccgttggggtagacgagttctcgagtggagaccacgaacaggcaaacgcagcgtgggacgccctcctgcccgctggactgacgaccttaggcgggtggcgggtagtggttggatgaggaaggccgaggaccgagtgttgtggcgctccttgggagaggtctatgtccagcagtggatgatcattggctgatgatgatttggGAATTCAGGGAACCCAGGGACTAACTAAAGGACATACAGcggtattatttaattaatgaacctataggtacctaatcataatttatttttgaaataggtaagtaacttaaaaaaagtattagtGCCTCTCGTCCAGTTTAGGAAGAACTACACGTTTGTCATCGCAGAAAATCagattatttttagttagtaGATCAGTTTTTTGAATACTCAACAAAGAATCTTTATTCGCCGCTTTTCTTCCAGTTAAAGTCCTTCGTTCTTTCACCGAAGCCCCCTTTGTAGTTCGTAATCTCGTCAGGAGCTATCCACTGGCCACTGCCCACCGATTCGGGTTCTCTGATCATTCGTACAGAAAGTGGAATGTTTTCtatctcattatttttatacttatacttaaaaacTCCACTGTCCCGCGTGGGAAAGAGGTTCTATCCTTCAAAAtctcaataaaaataaacggtTTTAAGGTAAAAGGTTGGTTTGAGACCTTGAACTAAAGAAACATGTATTTTTGTTCGATATGCTGTTAAAAGCAAAGTAATTTAATCATATTACCAATGTAATGAatgtataaatttatgttacttaTGTTCTTATTTCAGGTAATTTTTGTGCTTCGCGCTACGAAAGTTGGTTGCGTAGCATAATTTTCGTAGCAACACAACAAGTACGGGAAAAGTAcctttagatagatagatagaatattctttatttgtacacacacataaaataaattttagtatAGTAATGTAGTAATACTTGCATAGTTTTTATATCCTAGCTTTTCTTTGCTATGTTAAAGAGCTATAGCATGTGTATGTATAGCTAGTAGTAGTcgttttttctttatttttctattaGTAGGTTTGAGTTTTGATGCCACAACTTCCTGAATCAGTCCGTACCTAAGTCCATGTCAGAGCTAATTCTGGCGAGGTGACTGAGGCTTACCGCGGCTTTGTATGGGCATCTGTGAGGCTTTGTGGCGCAGCTTACACTACCACCAAGAATTTTCTCGACAGATTGCCTCCGAAAGTGAAATTAGATTTGTTGAGAAATACTTTTGTCAATAGTTGCGGATCCGTATACATTCTAGGACTTCAGTATATTGGTATAATGTTATTGATTTACTTATCAcaacaataatttttaaagttaCTAACATTAGCctttaaaacatacttaaaataaattatagtatTTTCTAATTGCTAATgatttctaaaaaaataacagagTAGATAGCTCCATACAAAACGCTTTCCTTTTGGATTAAGTATCAAATGAGTTTAATATTATAAGGATGATATTTTCATAGAATTCAGTCGGAAAATTATAggcaatatacatatattcgTTATAGCCGTGtgcaattttaataatatgttatattctttcaaaaaaaaaataccgatTGGTACGAAAGCATTCACACAATTTGGGTCTTaactatattatgtattagttggtatatattattatagggtAAACTTACGAAGTACTGCCCTCGGACCTTACTGACCAAACCAAATATTCACACCTCCGTGAGTCCGCGCTCGCTCCCCGCATCGGCCGAGTCCTTTGTGGCGGTCAGTCGGCGCCGTGAAGATAACAATGTGGTTTCTTTGAcaagttttccattttcatGCGTCTGGATAAGTTGAGAGAAGTCCGCGTACGCTTGGACGATTGTTGTGGTCGTAATGGGTGAAGGTACtgtaattttgttaatttagtTGTATACCTAAGGGAAACTGCTGGACAGTAGTACCTTTTGGCACATGTCGAGATTATACGAGTAAAAGTAGGTGAAAActattaaagttaaataaaacacaagaACCTAcacaaatatgtttttatccGAGGGCCTAAAACAGGCAAaactataatacttaatatgtCTCAGATTTGCTGAGGAGTGATTTCAGTGATTTCACCGACTGCATGGAGCCTGTCACTGTAGATTTAGCAAAACCCACTATTGTCAACATCAGATACAAAGCAGGGCAATATACATagtgttattttatgtacAGTCATCCTTACTGTAACCTATCCATAAGCCATAAGATAATGAATGGCATCGTTCTTCTAACAAATTGTTACACAAGCAATCTATGCCACTGTGTCCAATGGTTCGAACTGACACGCTATAATACAGCAAATTGATATGAAATTCCTTGTCAACGCAACAATGGTCACCCATCGCCATTGGCCCAGCACTACGAATAATACAACCTACACCACAAAATCCACCTTGGTATATGCGAACAAGGTTCATTTTCAGGTACAATAGTGCTGTATGAACATTCGATTATACACACGGTTGGTCAAGTATTTGTCAATTAGtcacaaatttaatatactcGTACATTGGTCCACCTTTGTATCGCGTTTTGGGCAGGATTCCTGGATAATTACTGCTACGTTACTGGAACACAGTACACGACATAGTTCACTAGTTAGTACTACGGAGTAATTCATGTATGATAGTAGGTATTTCagtatattaaaatgtatatgtcgcaggcaactggtttaatctcctgtttgattgaaccactagcccgttcattggatggcgctgttcagttgtatgactaggccgaacgttgattgtacaagcgtcacaaaacgtccaactagttagctgacttaaaatcagtcaggtggtgaataaaacaaatatggcgtctaacagctaacagctgacacaaaaagcacctatattgttacccccttattcatagaaaagttacaatacgttttaactaataaactgttttgtccctctctgtcaaagaacaaattgatctttgtcggagagggacaaaacagtttattagttaaaacgtattgtaacttctctatgaataagggggttagttttttgcaaataatttagctttaaagtgcgttatttgtgttaaaatagtgtgacaacatggatttacctattattacgccgcgggcggatagtttcaaagaaaaaaagtggcgaaactggataattatgaacaacaatatgaaggtacgtttattggtattatttagtttatttgtgagataagagctttgtaacattgTCTTTTTGTttactcttgtctggtgatgttcaccctaaccagacattacaaagttgctatactatatcccattcaacgacctcgctgaatgacgttcagtcaagacgtcgaacgttacaatcaacgacttgacgagttgtcctttagtcatacaactgaacagcgccatccaatgaacgggctagtggttcaatcaaacaggccattaaaccagttgcctgcgacatatatatatatatggaTTATCTTGAAGTTGGACTTAAATGAGCTAAAAATCTTTGTAGCAAAATTAGGCTGAAAGTTGTTTCTCAGGGCAGTACactttaatttattagttatttttatacgcTTTACAATCATTTCAAGTAAGTaagaataattatatgtattgttTGTATAAATATGTGTAAGAAGCCATAAGTTATTACCAATACCAAAACATCAGAACCCCATGTAAAAATTTGCACCTCTATAAATGGGTTAAAAATGGAGTGCATGAAGTTTGAACAGTGAATGATAttgatgataaataaataataaaattgttcaaATTGAATGGTTCGACCCGCCACGGCTGACTCCGCTACCCCTCGCTAAGTTCGTCTGGCTAATCTAACTGTGGGAGGGTTATTTCTTGCAGAACACGCGAAACTTTCAGAtgattcaaaaataaatagtcgtgttagaagttttaaatgtgtatttatttaaagtacataaacgtattatttattacatgtCGAATTTCCCAACAACCTGCCTGCCTTTAGCATTCAGAGTCATCAGAGATAATGTAGTAATAAGTcgtttttgagtttatttttatcatactTACTTGAGAAATgtcattattttgaaaaagATAGGTCAGTACTAAACCGGGGTTTACATATACAATGGCAATAAAATTGCAAAAGTCGACTTGTGCGTGTAAACAGGTGCGGCAAgcatacgtaggtactttttcaagttttattatacttacctataatttttACTTGTTAGGTATTTCATCTGAACCTCCAGCTTGTACTATACAATTCGGCCACATCGACCGCCTCTCAAATTCTTTTTCATGgccaatttaaaatataatacattcGTTGGCTATGAATGACCCTTGGAATCTAATTTTCGCCTCAGTAGAATGGACGGTGGGGCGCTAACACATCATAAAGTCTCTTCATAGAGGGACGCGGGATGGTACATTGATGAATTTGAACATAAATTTCTGAAAATTTTCATACCGGACGCATGAactaaaaaacttttttaaaaattcaattttttttttaaatatggagtTCCTAACAATGTTTGGGTATACCGTACTATAGTAACAAAACAAACggaaaaaaccggccaagtgcgagtcgggctcgcgcacaaagggttccgtagcagcaaaattacagttaaatcaacctatctcaaaaactataagagatactttgatcaaaccaaaaatcgttgaaagagttaattagcatgcatcacttctattttttttagaattttataccccgtagttataaaaatagagggggggggacatactttttacgactttgagagctgatatctcaaaaaccgttcactttaagaaaaatgttttttagaaaactttatatcattttaaaagacctttccattgataccccacacgggtatgtacatcgaaaaaaaaaatttcatccctcagttacatgtatggggggccccacccccaattcttttttttactatttagtgtcatatttttgtagcggttcatacaacacatattcccatcaaatttcatcactgtagtacttatagtttccgagtaaatcggctgtgacagacggacagacggacagacggacagacggacatgacgaaactataagggttccgtttttgccattttggctacggaaccctaaaaacgtgatattagatattatattatattattatatacttacgttACTgtactattatatttatttagtactaAGACAAAGTGAAAATAGTTACGGATTGCGTAAAAAATACTTCAGTACGTTAGAACCTTCCAATAAAAGTTATTATAGTTCCAAACAACATAAAGGTTCTACCGGCTCTTAGAACTAACGTCCCTCCGTATACTTCGAGTGGTCTTCtactatgtacttacatattattataacggaataaaatataatgatgtCATCACCAGCGTTAAGTATATCCTGATAAGAAGGCAAAATTCGACCATTCGGCATTACGGACCGCCGACGACGGCGTccaactttattattatataaataagtataattatttaattaaagcgtgcaaaatgttatttaaacaCTCCATAATTTTGTGCTTCTTGACTAGTGTTTTTGGCGTTAGTATAAAGGTAAAGTtcaaactaataataatagattatactgccaaatatttaatagataaTATACAGGGGGTTGCTGGATATGTGTTATAAGCCGAAAAAAGTTGACTAAgcacataattttaaatcaaattttgatATGAAGCTTTAAAcattcaaagaaaaaaagcttCTCCGTAGTAACTTAGTCCTcaagactttttactatgggtattaggtttttttttcacgaatacTTAATAGTTTTTCAGAATGATGAAGACGGGCTGAATCTTTTCGTCCCTTTTTGCTTACTATAccattttgcaacaacctgtagtgtgcACTATGGCACTATAGCACCGAGAAATTTAATACTCCTAGGAGTCGTAGGATAGTGCGCATAAGGTTGAAACAcggtttttgttttattggctGATGGTTATTAATTTTGGTGTTCATGTTTATGTTTGGGAAATTGTTACTGaacctaggtacctaataattttatttgttgtcAAGATATTTCTCGGTACCTACATTCTAAATAGTTTCAcattttttttccaatttatagAATAATTGAATTAGGATAAAACCAAAcaaaacataggtacacctaatcTATGAAGAAACTTCATGCTCATTAGCAGCTATACGCTTGCTGGTCCTTCCTTAGGTACTACCTAGGCAGTTCCGCCAGGTAGGTAGGAacgcaattttttttgttaattaattaatttaactctttattgcacaaaatgtattaaatgtaaatgtatTAATATGTGTATAAAAGGCGGACAAAAtgctaaaattattttcttccagtcaacctaCAGTACAGAatcagtaggtaataataaagaagtgccaaaaaatacaaaaaataaaatttaagtgcttaaaattaattaaatgtttatgtgTAATGAATCaattgttattttaagtaaatcgtgaaatacaaaatattacaaatacgATTCGGGTAATTTGGTGTCGTCACTTTGtaaatgaaactttttgaTTTACTAGGCGTTAAGTATTGTAATTGTAACTAACCTACCACGAAAAAGAGAAGCATTCAATAagatttgtatttaaaaaaccatTATCAGGCGAACTTGACCCAAGTGACCCAGGCTCTCAATTTTACAATCTAGGTTATTATGTAACACCCTGCACAGCgacaaatattacttaaatgtaaaaaaaaaattaatccataggtacttacttaatctcaaataaataccttatctcactttatttatttatttattatctcgTTTACTTTTAGTAGGTAGTTACTACTACTTTCGGTAGGTATCTATTTACCCAATATGCGGGGAAGTTCTCACTTCCTaagttattttgtaaattcgcTAATATaatgctgttggttttccACTACAATGTTAAAAGTAAAGAACAAAATTGTAGAGTACCTACTAGCCGTAATTGGGTGACTTAGTTCATAATTCTGAacagcttttgttctacgaattGAGTAAATTCGTTGCAAAAAACTactctccatagtaaaaactCAACGTGATTAACAAAGTTTCTTTCCCTTTTTTGCAtactattttttacttttacactCGTAGATACCAAACAAGTTTTTCTCAAGCTAACTCATGGCTTATTATATGCTGAGTAATCATTCATCATCAGAAGCGAGTTTTTTGTGTCATACACGTGATAAAAACacagttaaattaatataggtacttaatgtgTATATCAggaacatattatgtatatcagGAACGTTTTTAAAACTCGACGCTCATGCTATTTCGTAGCGAAAAAAGCTTATtgacgtacctacctaatgtatgataataaaatcgatGAACTATATCATGGCGATGAATTGCCAATATCAACTAGGTAAACGCATTAGTTCTATTTAAAGCTTTTtgtcttaataaataaattgatattattgGTAACTCGGTATTGAAATACTTCTGACTATAACTATAACCTTATGGGTATACAAGCGACCGCAtattaaatcattattatgtatgtacctattgaatattatttattttaaagattgCTAGTATGAATTTTTAATAGCCTAACATAGTTCCACCAGTAAAAAGCTCTCAACTATCCAACACGTCCCACTGACCCGTGTTTATACCAGACATAAtaggtttttaattatttaaaatttcccGGGATAATTGCAGACGGAACCTCACAAGCCGCGAGTATGCGTGATAGGCGCTGGCATAGCGGGTCTCAACTCGGCGTACTACCTGAAGGAAGCAGGCCTGAACTTCACAGTTCTGGAGGGAACCCAGTATGTGGGCGGCACCTGGAGATACGACCCCCGAGTGGGCACTGACGAGTTTGGGGTGCCCATACATACCAGCATGTATAAGCATTTGAGGTGAGAATCAACAAGACCCTGACTTCTATCGGTCTATCTATCGTGGCGAGcagattttccgcatttagtcTCCAATGTGTGCCATTATGCGTTAACGTTATGGGGAAACTAGCTATTAaaagccacccaagctcacaCCAGAAAACTTTAcagtagacgacctaggttacctacttataacttCCCAGAGAGACCTCGATTTTCATCGTAGTGTCTTCACGCCTTTACAATGTAACACCTTCTTACATCCTGACTTATTTCAgtaacaaaatcaaaaatccTTTGTTTGGTaaggtttattttaaatctagattttcacaaagtttttctCCATTTCAAGAGTGACATAACTCAATGGTTCGTGTAGATCTCGTGTGGATACTTAAACTTACCTATGTTTTCCATTACAGGACCAACTTACCGAAGCAAACAATGCAACTATCAGGGTTCCCCATGCCTGACGACTACCGCTCCTTTGAAACCTGGAAGCGGTTTTACGAATACTTGAAATCATATGCCAAGAAATTCGActtagaaaaatatatgaagGTCTGTATTCTGTCTGTAATTATAAGAGGGATGGGTATATTTAAATCTTAGAACTCCagttaaaataactaacatttatattttaatttcagtttaATCACCTTGTCGAGTCTGTAAAACGGGAAGAAAATTCATGGAAAGTAAAATccaaaaacttaaaaaccgGAGAATATGTTATGGATGACTGTGATTTTGTGTTTGTGGGAACTGGTCACCATCATACGCCTAACATGCCAAATTTCCCCGGCGAAGAGTTATTTAATGGTaaggaaatatattttttggatagTCATAAAACATAGAACA contains the following coding sequences:
- the LOC119691178 gene encoding alpha carbonic anhydrase 8-like, whose translation is MQPAPRHPALPQPSGPDAGETPVQTPKHPEVLQPKDLDTEPPVPIPKRPEVQQVKETDKPMRTETTAPPNQAERHHLQAPSPNHPGQKPVPNTTPPNHPQKPPSGTPNASPNSWETASSDKTPLRLTPLIADHYPKETKKKQNSTKV